The segment TTTACAAGGTTTTGTGCTTCAACAGTTGCATTGCTTCCGGCTCCTGCTATTGTTGTTACACGACCGTTAACTTGGTCAATCATTATGTCAATGACCTTTTGTTGTTCTTCATGTGTTATTGTAGCTGATTCTCCAGTTGTACCTGCTGCTACTACTCCATCAACATTATTTTCAATTAAGAAATCAATTAAATTTCGATATTTTTCTTCATCAATATTTCCATCTTTATCAAATGGTGTAATCATTGCAACATGTGTTCCATTTAAATTCATTGTAACGTCTCCTTAATTAATTCATATGCTTTTTCACCATCATCCCATTCAACAAATACTACAACAGCAGTTTGGCTTGATGAGACTTCAACTATATTTATATCATTATCATGTAATGGATTGGTAATATTAGCAATTATACCAGGTGTGTCTATAAATTCGTGGCTAACAACTGAAATCATTGCTATTTCTTGACCTAAAGATAAAGAACTTAATTCATCCCCTTGAATTACCAAGTCATGTAACACTTCATGGGCTTTATCAGCATCTTCTTTTTTAAAGAATAATGTTATTGAACTTTCACCTGTTGAAATGCCATATAAACTTATATCATTATCGGATACCTTTGAGGTGATATCCGCAATGATTCCCTTCTTTGACATTAAGTTTTCGCCAACCACTGCAATAACAGATAGTTTATCAGGCAACATGGATATTGTTACCACATTATCATCAGGATTTGCCGGTCCAATAATATCAGTTCCTTTTACGCGTAAATCACCATATTCAAAACTTATTATCTTAGCCTTTATATCAGGATCTTTATATCTTAGTGCATTAGGATGCAATACCTGTGCTCCATAATTAGCCAAGTCAATCATTTCTTCAACGGTAATCTTATCCAATTTACGAGCTGTATTCAATTTTCTAGGGTCTGTTGACATTACCCCTTTAACGTCGGTAACTATTATTACTTCATCAGCATTTAAACAATGCCCTATTAAAAATGCTGAAACATCACTACCCCCTCTTCCAAGTGTGGTTACACAGTTATGTGAATCTCTTCCCAAGAATCCGCATATTACCGGTATAACACCTTGATCAAGAAGTGGCATGATATGTTCCTGTACTCGTTTTTTGGTTTCATCCTTATCGATTTTAGCTTCCAAATAATTACTGTCAGTAATTACTGGCCATTTTTCACTAAATGGATCGATATACTCTGATTTTACTCCGAGTGATTCTATTGTTGCAGACAGTATTCTTACACTTTGCATTTCACCCATTGATAAAATACCGGCCAATTGTTTTTCAGTAACACTATCGCCAATAGACTCTTTAACTAGTTTTATTGATTCATCGGTAGTTTTGTTGATTGCTGATACAACCACTACAACTTTATTTCCTTTCATGTATTCATTAACAACAGAGT is part of the Methanosphaera sp. BMS genome and harbors:
- a CDS encoding aspartate kinase, whose amino-acid sequence is MGIVVAKFGGTSVGMGERIHKAANSVVNEYMKGNKVVVVVSAINKTTDESIKLVKESIGDSVTEKQLAGILSMGEMQSVRILSATIESLGVKSEYIDPFSEKWPVITDSNYLEAKIDKDETKKRVQEHIMPLLDQGVIPVICGFLGRDSHNCVTTLGRGGSDVSAFLIGHCLNADEVIIVTDVKGVMSTDPRKLNTARKLDKITVEEMIDLANYGAQVLHPNALRYKDPDIKAKIISFEYGDLRVKGTDIIGPANPDDNVVTISMLPDKLSVIAVVGENLMSKKGIIADITSKVSDNDISLYGISTGESSITLFFKKEDADKAHEVLHDLVIQGDELSSLSLGQEIAMISVVSHEFIDTPGIIANITNPLHDNDINIVEVSSSQTAVVVFVEWDDGEKAYELIKETLQ